The Pseudanabaena yagii GIHE-NHR1 genome segment CCCCGATGATTCCATTGGCTCAAATGTGCCTGTAACGATCACATCTACTTTTTTTGTCGCCTGCGTAACCCCAATCTCGGCAACAAGGGTTTTAAGCTCAGTCGCAGTCAGGACTTTAGCCTTACCAGCTTTGATTTTGTCATTAATATCGGCGATCGTTTGGGGCATAGGACTTTGCTGAATTGAAATTATCTAGAAATATAGGGCTTAAGAATTTAATGAGTAATGAGAAGTTGTGGAGCAAATTCCCATTACTCAAAATGTAGGCAGTGACCAACCGTTATTAGACAATGTACCTGCATGGATACGATCTAAGGCTCTTTTACCACCCCAGCGATCGACAATTTTATCGTCATATTCATCAGCAATTTCCATCACTGCCTTTACGGAAGCTTCCAATTCTTTCATGCTGCAAGTTGAACCAACGATGGAATGTTCAAAGAGAATTTCATTGTCTGGTGAAATTCCAAAAGCGCCAAAAATCATCTTGGCATTTTCTTCTAATAAATATCGCATCAGTTCAGGTTTTAATTCAGCTCCGACCACTACATACGATCGCGTATTAATTACCGCATCATTTTCGTCCCAAGGAAAAACTAATATTTCTACTAAGGCTGATCCGACAAACATTCCTAATCCGGGAAAATCTTGGCGAGCGCAGGGATATTTGCCAAAAATCTCTTGGATCCACGTTACTACTTTTTCATAGCAGGCTTCTTGAGCGCTAGTTTGGAATTTCAAGTTATTTGCCTCCATAGGTTGATCAAACTGGGCGATTTTGGCAATCAGTATAGTAGCTAAGCTAATCAGAACTATACCCATAGGCAGTTACATTTTCCAAGCATTATTTGAATATTTTCCAAGAAAAAGAAGATGGTACTGATTGCCATCTTCTTTTTCGCGGTTGCTCAACGGCAATTAAACCAGTCATAAAGCAATAACGCCTTGTACTATGATGGATAAATCTTAAGAGATACAAAAATTTGCCTTACACTTCTTACGTTTAGGAGGAAACATAGTTGGCTAGTCGCTTCTTATTTACATCTGAATCGGTTACGGAAGGACATCCTGATAAAATTTGCGATCAGATTTCCGATACGATTCTTGATACCTTGTTGGCTCAAGATCCGCGATCGCGTGTCGCTGCCGAGGTTGTAGTAAACACTGGTCTGGTCTTGATCACAGGGGAAATTACAACCAAAGCGCATGTCAATTACGTCGATATTGCCCGTAAAAAAATTGCTGAAATTGGTTATACCAATGCTGATAATGGTTTCTCGGCAAATAGCTGTGCGGTAATCGTTGCCCTTGATGAACAGTCTCCAGATATTGCTCAGGGCGTGAATGTTGCCCTCGAAGCCCGTACTGGTGAAGAAGAAGATGCTGCCCTCGAAGCAGTAGGTGCAGGCGACCAAGGGATTATGTTTGGGTTTGCCTGTGATGAAACACCTGAATTTATGCCGATGCCGATCGCGATCGCCCATCGCCTCGCCCGTCAGCTATCGGTTGTCCGAAAAAATGGCACATTATCTTATTTACGCCCCGATGGTAAAACCCAAGTTACTGTAGTTTACGAAGGTGATAAGCCCGTTGCGATTGATACCATCCTCATCTCGACACAGCATGATGCGGCGATCGATGGCATTACTGACGAAGCCAAAGTACAAGAAAAAATCAAGGCGGCTCTTTGGACTCATGTAGTCTTGCCTAGCTTTGCTGATACTTCCGTTAAGCCTAATGACCAAACGCGCTATCTGGTTAACCCCACAGGCAAATTTGTCATTGGGGGGCCTCAAGGTGATTCTGGTCTCACTGGACGCAAAATTATTGTCGATACCTACGGCGGCTATGCTCGTCATGGTGGTGGCGCTTTCTCTGGCAAAG includes the following:
- a CDS encoding T3SS (YopN, CesT) and YbjN peptide-binding chaperone 1 — its product is MEANNLKFQTSAQEACYEKVVTWIQEIFGKYPCARQDFPGLGMFVGSALVEILVFPWDENDAVINTRSYVVVGAELKPELMRYLLEENAKMIFGAFGISPDNEILFEHSIVGSTCSMKELEASVKAVMEIADEYDDKIVDRWGGKRALDRIHAGTLSNNGWSLPTF
- the metK gene encoding methionine adenosyltransferase, which codes for MASRFLFTSESVTEGHPDKICDQISDTILDTLLAQDPRSRVAAEVVVNTGLVLITGEITTKAHVNYVDIARKKIAEIGYTNADNGFSANSCAVIVALDEQSPDIAQGVNVALEARTGEEEDAALEAVGAGDQGIMFGFACDETPEFMPMPIAIAHRLARQLSVVRKNGTLSYLRPDGKTQVTVVYEGDKPVAIDTILISTQHDAAIDGITDEAKVQEKIKAALWTHVVLPSFADTSVKPNDQTRYLVNPTGKFVIGGPQGDSGLTGRKIIVDTYGGYARHGGGAFSGKDPTKVDRSAAYAARHAAKNIVAAGLASKCELQISYAIGVARPTSMHIDTFGTGKVDEETLLRLVKDNFDLRPAAIIKNFDLQNLPSTRGGRFYQNVAAYGHLGRNDLDLPWERLDKVEILKKNA